Part of the Vitis vinifera cultivar Pinot Noir 40024 chromosome 13, ASM3070453v1 genome is shown below.
ATGTTTTTTTCCTTGCAGGAGACTCAATGTATCCATATCGAGAAGACAAGTGCTCTCTGTACAGGAAAACGATGGGTCGTCGTGTCTCACCGGTAACCCCGTTGACGACTGCTGGCGGTGCGACCCCAACTGGCAAAACAACCGGCAGCGCCTCGCCGACTGCGGCATTGGGTTCGGCCTAGACGCTATGGGCGGCAAGGGCGGTCAGTTCTATGTGGTCACCGACTCCTCCGACGAGGACCCCATCAACCCCGCTCCGGGCACTCTCCGGCACGCTGTGATCCAGACTCAACCCCTGTGGATTACCTTCTCCACCAACATGCTCATCAAACTCAAGTACGAGCTCATCGTCAACAGCTTCAAGACCATAGACGGGCGCGGAGCCAATGTGCACATCACCGGCAGGGGCTGCATGACCCTGCAGTACGTGAGCAACGTCATCATCCACGGCGTCCACGTTCACCACTGTGTGCCCTCTGGGAACGCCGACATCCGATCATCCCCCACACACGTGGGATGGCGTGGGAAATCGGACGGCGACGGAATCTCCATATTTGGGTCGAGGAAGATCTGGATCGACCATTGCTCGCTGTCATACTGTAGGGATGGATTGATTGATGCAATAATGGGTTCGACCGGGATCACCATATCGAACAACTACTTCTCCCATCATGACGAGGTGATGCTTTTAGGGCACGACGACAAGTACTCGCCGGACTCCGGGATGCAGGTGACAATAGCCTTCAACCACTTCGGTGAGGGGCTGGTGCAGCGTATGCCTCGCTGCCGGCGTGGCTACATCCACGTGGTCAACAACGACTTCACCCAGTGGGAGATGTATGCCATTGGCGGCAGCGCCAACCCCACCATCAACAGCCAGGGTAATCGCTATACTGCGCCTGGGGACATCAACGCCAaggaggtaaaaaaaaaaataacaattataactaataatttttatatcccgGAAAAGGGGTAATTATTCTTTAATGATAGCAGGAAAGTATCGTGACCCCTGTGTTTTGACTGTGTTCCAACGTAACATTATCTATCCCACACGACAATTCGGCGCTTGACGTCCACTCGCTCCGGCGCCCTACTTAAGAATCCTCACTGCACCACCCCTGTTCTGTTCTTTAGGAATTGGTCTGCTATCTGGCGTGTGGGTAACACGCGCCAGTAGTGGTTATTAATTGATCGGTACTGGcgatttgataaataaatgagGAGGCAGTGCGGACTGAGGAGGGTGGCGCGGGTGCATGTATGATAGCGGTGGAAATAGTTGTCTTGAGTGAGAGAGGGAGCGTTGGATCTTGTTGATGATACTTTTtgcttataataataattttattaatttattaatttaatgatgatGTGGGTGGGGGAACAGGTGACAAAGCGCGTGGAGACAGACGAGGAGGATTGGGCAGAATGGAACTGGAGGACAGAAGGGGACGTAATGGTAAATGGAGCTTTCTTTGTGCCATCAGGGGTAGGGCTGAGCACTCAGTACGCCAAGGCTTCCAGTGTGGAGCCCAAGTCCGCCGCTCTCATTCAGCAGCTCACCATGAACGCCGGCGCCCTCAGTGGCTCCAGGTACCCACCCTACTTCCCCCCCTTAACCCCCCtcttctctatctctctcttttcttctctattttataACCGAATTACCTGTCACTTTAATTGTCTCTCCAAGTTCTAAATTTTACCTCCTGTGGTTCTCAACGGTCTAGTTTCAAGGGTGTTTGTTGTCTTTTCCATCCCTGCTGGCCGTACTTCCTTAGCAGCTTTCATGTCTGGATTTGTCAGGCAAGTGGGTGGGGGTTTGCGGTTGGAATCATTATGTTATGTCCACTCTTATTTTCAACCTGGGCGCACCTCATAGAAATATTACTCCTATTcgatttttaggttttttacTTCCATGGGAACACGTGACCATGCGTGTTTTGGGAATCCAACTGATCAAACAGCAGAGTTACAGTAGAGTCGTCTTAGTCCCCCTGCTCTGTCCTGttgttcccatgtaaaaaaattaaatgccAGTCTTTTCATATTCTTGGGAGTACACTCGCGCCCACCCCAGTGGCTTCTGTTCCTAATGACCCACTCTCTCTCCCCTTTAAAAGAAGGGACCTTAATGCCCTACAGGGGCTATAAACCCTCGAAAAGAGTAAATCTAAAGGTCCCTTTTTTTTCATGTTCCCAAAGCACCCATTTTGGGTGGAAAATCACTAAGATGTTCAAAAAGGGGTGAGGTTGAATTTGGACTAGGACTGGGATGGCCATGCCATAAACTGtgaaaatagagagagagagagaacaggGCATGCATGCATGTGTATAAACAGAGAAAAAGTGGGTGAAGAGCGAGGTGGGTAGGATTGGCCTTTTGCTTTGAATATTATAGGGCAAAAGCCCAGGTCAGAATTTGGGTGGTTAGTAGGGGAGTATGACTCATTAGATTCTTTACAATTTGCTTTCCAGCCAATTGATGTGGGATCCACTTATTCTATGCAACTGCATTGGACCCCCCCCCACCCCCACGTCTGAAATTAACTGGACTCTACACAACTTGGGTTCAAGGTCCTGTACTCAACCTACTGATTGCTTTAAAAATGGGTGAGGAGAGTACTTGTTTGTGGACTTTTTGCCCCTCGAGTCCTGGACTTTGTTCATTGCCCTTTAAAACCCTTCCCTATTTCCATACTCTTGTGTCTAGGTGGTATTATTGTTCAAAACAGTGTTATTCTTCATACTCTGTTTCAAGACTTGGTTATTTGTCACTAGGTTAGTGTTCCCCCCTACCCAGAAGATATGAACATGATATTTGTTACCTTACGGAAAAATCCCAGTAACCTTTACTAAAATGAATTGAACCACTTTActtcaaaatgcttttgtgtaGTATGAGCGTTGAAGGAGGCCGGGGGGTGGGGGGGTTATATGGGGGAACATAAGACATCTGACACGAATATTCTAAGCCTGTCAACTCTCCTACTAACAAAGATTTGATGTTTTCATATTGATGCTTTCGACTCATCACATTCAAAACCCCCTTTTCCTGTGGGGGGTTATATGGAGGAACATAAGACATCTGACAAGAATATTCTAAGCCTTTCAACTCTCCTACTAACAAAGATTTGATAATGCTTTTCTCTTGTTTTCCTATTGATGCTTTCGACTCATCGCATTCAAAACCCCCTTTTCCTGTGGTTGTTTTGAATCAATGCAAGTGCCTCCAGAGGAGCAATTTGTTAAATGAGAAATTCTTTTGCAACATTCAGATTCTTTTTGCACATATACTTGTCAACTTTTCACAAGTTTTCCCACTGGGTTCCTCTTCAAATTTCGATCACCCCAACTTCTCTTTAACTCTCTGTTTTTCATAATCCTATACCCTTTATTTTAAGTGTGGGATTCAATTGAGAATGAAGTATACTCATATGATGGCATGCATAGAGCTTCCTTGTATGAAAATCAGGGACATTCAAAAAAGTATTAACATCTTCAAAAGCAGACTTGTGTACTGAATCACATGAGAGACCCCCATCaatttattgtcattttattcAGAAAAAAATGTCCACAAAAGGGCAAGAGAATCTGTTGTACACTTGTTATTTTT
Proteins encoded:
- the LOC100246124 gene encoding probable pectate lyase 12-like precursor (The RefSeq protein has 4 substitutions compared to this genomic sequence) translates to MLPNTCILLLCLLCSLSPLIRATLNLNLTLPHQHPNPEVVVDEVQRRLNVSISRRQVLSVQENDGSSCLTGNPVDDCWRCDPNWQNNRQRLADCGIGFGQDAMGGKGGQFYVVTDSSDEDPINPAPGTLRHAVIQTQPLWITFSTNMLIKLKYELIVNSFKTIDGRGANVHITGRGCMTLQYVSNVIIHGVHVHHCVPSGNADIRSSPTHVGWRGKSDGDGISIFGSRKIWIDHCSLSYCRDGLIDAIMGSTGITISNNYFSHHDEVMLLGHDDKYSPDSGMQVTIAFNHFGEGLVQRMPRCRRGYIHVVNNDFTRWEMYAIGGSANPTINSQGNRYTAPGDINAKEVTKRVETDEEDWAEWNWRTEGDVMVNGAFFVPSGVGLSTQYAKASSVEPKSAALIQQLTMNAGALSGSRDDSMGLSYPGFSSGGTSSSISNNGGHGSSDDPDYFGMIFGSGSGSGAPPPPSVTISMFFSLLIILILYVTINHGGVLLFL